A part of Papaver somniferum cultivar HN1 unplaced genomic scaffold, ASM357369v1 unplaced-scaffold_118, whole genome shotgun sequence genomic DNA contains:
- the LOC113330704 gene encoding exocyst complex component SEC3A-like isoform X1: MAKSSADDEELKRACQAAIEGTKQKIVMSIRVAKSRGVWGKSGKLGRNHMAKPRVLAISTKAKVQRTKAFLRVLKYSSGGVLEPAKIYKLKHLSKVEVVSNDPSGCTFMLGFDNLRSQSVSPPQWTMRNTADRNRLIVCILNICKEILGRLPKVVGMDVVEMAIWAKQNTPAVTTQSNPESGPVDSVMTEDDLTVAVERDLVSQAEEEDMEALLGTYVMGIGEAEAFSERLKRELLALEAANVHAILENEPIIDEVLQGLESATICVEDMDEWLGIFNVKLRHMREDIESIETRNNNLEMQSINNKALIDELDKLLERLRVPPEYAALLTGGSFDESRMLQNFEAMEWLSSASAGLDIPSLDPYANLLSVKEKRGELAILKSTFVRRASEYLSNYFANLVDFMMSDKSYFSQRGQLKRPDHADLRYKCRTYARLLQHIKSLDARSMGPLRKTYCQSLNLLLRREAREFANELRASVKVAAKPPVLFDAAAGPAQSANNIDTSAASDAYAKMLTIFIPLLADESSFFAHFMCFEVPALTVPEGHAGGNRNGSHDMDNDPDDLGIEDIDGSERKTGTTSMDMGALNQSLQDLLDGIQEDFYAVVDWACKIDPLRCISMHGVTESYLSSQKADAAGFVRVLLGDLESRISMHFSRFVDEACHQIERNERNVKQMGVQPYIPRFAVLATRMEQYIRGQNRDLVDQAYTKLVSIMFVTLEKIAQVELKYSEIVLLENYAAFQNSLYELANVVPTLAKFYHQASEAYEQASTRHINMVIYIHFDRLFLFARRVEDLMFTMNPEEIPYQLGLSKADLRKVLKSSLSGVDKSISAMYRKLGKNLTSEELLPSLWDKCKRDFLDKYVSFVELVAKIYPNEPVPAPQELKELLANM; encoded by the exons ATGGCGAAATCAAGTGCAGATGATGAAGAATTGAAACGAGCATGTCAAGCAGCTATTGAAGGTACCAAACAAAAGATCGTCATGTCTATCCGTGTCGCTAAAAGCCGTGGAGTTTGGGGTAAATCTGGAAAATTAGGtcgtaatcatatggctaaaccTAGGGTTCTCGCAATTTCCA CGAAAGCAAAAGTTCAAAGGACAAAAGCGTTTCTTCGAGTTTTAAAATACTCATCTGGAGGAGTTCTTGAG CCTGCAAAAATATACAAACTAAAGCATCTTTCAAAAGTGGAGGTTGTTTCAAATGATCCCAGTGGCTGTACGTTTATGCTG GGATTTGACAACCTTAGAAGCCAGAGTGTTTCCCCACCTCAATGGACCATGCGGAACACTGCGGACAG GAATCGCCTAATAGTGTGTATCTTAAACATATGCAAAGAAATTCTAGGCCGTCTTCCCAAAGTTGTTGGTATGGATGTTGTTGAGATGGCTATTTGGGCTAAG caaaacacACCAGCAGTAACTACACAGTCAAATCCCGAAAGTGGACCTGTTGACTCTGTTATGACAGAAGATGATTTGACAGTGGCTGTTGAAAGGGACCTTGTCTCACAAGCTGAAGAAGAGGACATGGAGGCCCTTCTTGGCAC TTATGTCATGGGTATTGGGGAGGCAGAAGCATTTTCTGAAAGgctaaaaagagaacttcttgCTCTAGAAGCGGCAAATGTGCACGCCATTTTAGAAAATGAACCTATAATAGATGAG GTATTGCAGGGGCTGGAATCGGCAACCATTTGTGTCGAAGATATGGATGAGTGGCTTGGCATTTTTAATGTAAAGCTCAGGCACATGAGAGAGGATATTGAATCG ATAGAAACTCGTAACAATAACTTGGAGATGCAGTCCATAAATAATAAAGCACTGATAGATGAGCTCGATAAACTTCTTGAACGTTTGCGTGTCCCTCCAGAG taTGCAGCACTTTTAACTGGAGGTTCATTTGACGAGTCTCGTATGCTCCAAAATTTTGAAGCAATGGAATGGTTGAGTAGTGCTTCAGCTGGTTTGGACATTCCAAGTTTGGATCCGTATGCCAACTTACTATCG GTTAAAGAGAAGCGAGGAGAACTTGCAATTTTGAAATCAACCTTTGTACGTAGAGCGTCCGAGTATCTGAGCAATTATTTTGCTAATTTGGTGGATTTTATGATGAGCGACAAGAGTTACTTCTCCCAA AGAGGACAATTGAAGAGGCCTGATCATGCTGATCTGCGGTATAAGTGCAGGACGTATGCACGTCTTCTACAGCACATAAAG AGTCTTGATGCGCGCTCCATGGGTCCGTTGAGAAAGACTTACTGTCAATCCCTCAATCTCCTTCTTCGTCGCGAG GCTCGTGAATTTGCAAACGAACTTCGTGCTAGTGTAAAAGTAGCTGCAAAACCCCCGGTTTTGTTTGATGCTGCGGCAGGTCCTGCTCAATCTGCAAACAACATAGATACTTCAGCAGCTTCAGATGCATATGCTAAGATGCTCACAATATTTATTCCTCTCCTTGCAGACGAG AGTTCTTTTTTTGCACATTTCATGTGCTTTGAAGTTCCCGCGCTTACCGTACCTGAGGGTCATGCAGGTGGTAATCGAAATGGATCTCATGACATGGACAATGATCCAGACGATTTGGGCATTGAGGACATTGATGGGAGTGAGCGCAAAACTG GCACTACTTCAATGGATATGGGAGCATTAAATCAATCTCTTCAAGACTTGCTTGATGGGATCCAA GAGGACTTTTACGCAGTGGTGGACTGGGCGTGTAAGATTGATCCTTTGCGCTGCATATCGATGCATGGGGTTACAGAATCCTATTTATCGTCTCAGAAAGCTGATGCAGCAGGATTTGTGCGTGTCCTGCTGGGGGACCTGGAGTCAAGAATTTCCATGCATTTCAGTCGG TTCGTCGATGAAGCTTGTCACCAGATTGAGAGAAACGAGCGTAATGTAAAACAGATGGGAGTCCAACCATACATTCCAAG GTTTGCTGTCTTAGCAACACGTATGGAGCAGTACATTCGAGGACAAAATCGGGATTTAGTTGATCAGGCATACACAAAATTG GTTAGCATTATGTTTGTTACTTTGGAAAAGATTGCACAAGTTGAATTGAAGTATTCTGAAATTGTGCTTCTCGAGAACTATGCTGCCTTCCAGAACAG TCTTTATGAACTAGCAAATGTTGTCCCAACACTTGCGAAGTTCTATCACCAGGCCAGTGAAGCTTACGAACAAGCCTCCACGCGTCATATTAATATGGTCATATATATT CATTTTGATAGACTCTTCTTATTCGCTCGGAGAGTGGAGGATTTGATGTTCACCATGAATCCAGAGGAG ATCCCTTACCAGCTAGGTCTATCTAAAGCCGATCTTCGCAAGGTGTTAAAATCTAGTTTGTCTGGG GTGGACAAGTCCATCAGTGCAATGTATAGGAAGTTAGGGAAGAATTTGACTTCAGAGGAGTTACTACCATCCTTATGGGATAAATGCAAG AGGGATTTTCTGGATAAGTACGTAAGTTTTGTAGAATTGGTTGCAAAAATCTACCCGAATGAACCTGTTCCAGCTCCACAAGAACTGAAAGAGCTTCTTGCTAACATGTAG
- the LOC113330704 gene encoding exocyst complex component SEC3A-like isoform X2 — MAKSSADDEELKRACQAAIEGTKQKIVMSIRVAKSRGVWGKSGKLGRNHMAKPRVLAISTKAKVQRTKAFLRVLKYSSGGVLEGFDNLRSQSVSPPQWTMRNTADRNRLIVCILNICKEILGRLPKVVGMDVVEMAIWAKQNTPAVTTQSNPESGPVDSVMTEDDLTVAVERDLVSQAEEEDMEALLGTYVMGIGEAEAFSERLKRELLALEAANVHAILENEPIIDEVLQGLESATICVEDMDEWLGIFNVKLRHMREDIESIETRNNNLEMQSINNKALIDELDKLLERLRVPPEYAALLTGGSFDESRMLQNFEAMEWLSSASAGLDIPSLDPYANLLSVKEKRGELAILKSTFVRRASEYLSNYFANLVDFMMSDKSYFSQRGQLKRPDHADLRYKCRTYARLLQHIKSLDARSMGPLRKTYCQSLNLLLRREAREFANELRASVKVAAKPPVLFDAAAGPAQSANNIDTSAASDAYAKMLTIFIPLLADESSFFAHFMCFEVPALTVPEGHAGGNRNGSHDMDNDPDDLGIEDIDGSERKTGTTSMDMGALNQSLQDLLDGIQEDFYAVVDWACKIDPLRCISMHGVTESYLSSQKADAAGFVRVLLGDLESRISMHFSRFVDEACHQIERNERNVKQMGVQPYIPRFAVLATRMEQYIRGQNRDLVDQAYTKLVSIMFVTLEKIAQVELKYSEIVLLENYAAFQNSLYELANVVPTLAKFYHQASEAYEQASTRHINMVIYIHFDRLFLFARRVEDLMFTMNPEEIPYQLGLSKADLRKVLKSSLSGVDKSISAMYRKLGKNLTSEELLPSLWDKCKRDFLDKYVSFVELVAKIYPNEPVPAPQELKELLANM; from the exons ATGGCGAAATCAAGTGCAGATGATGAAGAATTGAAACGAGCATGTCAAGCAGCTATTGAAGGTACCAAACAAAAGATCGTCATGTCTATCCGTGTCGCTAAAAGCCGTGGAGTTTGGGGTAAATCTGGAAAATTAGGtcgtaatcatatggctaaaccTAGGGTTCTCGCAATTTCCA CGAAAGCAAAAGTTCAAAGGACAAAAGCGTTTCTTCGAGTTTTAAAATACTCATCTGGAGGAGTTCTTGAG GGATTTGACAACCTTAGAAGCCAGAGTGTTTCCCCACCTCAATGGACCATGCGGAACACTGCGGACAG GAATCGCCTAATAGTGTGTATCTTAAACATATGCAAAGAAATTCTAGGCCGTCTTCCCAAAGTTGTTGGTATGGATGTTGTTGAGATGGCTATTTGGGCTAAG caaaacacACCAGCAGTAACTACACAGTCAAATCCCGAAAGTGGACCTGTTGACTCTGTTATGACAGAAGATGATTTGACAGTGGCTGTTGAAAGGGACCTTGTCTCACAAGCTGAAGAAGAGGACATGGAGGCCCTTCTTGGCAC TTATGTCATGGGTATTGGGGAGGCAGAAGCATTTTCTGAAAGgctaaaaagagaacttcttgCTCTAGAAGCGGCAAATGTGCACGCCATTTTAGAAAATGAACCTATAATAGATGAG GTATTGCAGGGGCTGGAATCGGCAACCATTTGTGTCGAAGATATGGATGAGTGGCTTGGCATTTTTAATGTAAAGCTCAGGCACATGAGAGAGGATATTGAATCG ATAGAAACTCGTAACAATAACTTGGAGATGCAGTCCATAAATAATAAAGCACTGATAGATGAGCTCGATAAACTTCTTGAACGTTTGCGTGTCCCTCCAGAG taTGCAGCACTTTTAACTGGAGGTTCATTTGACGAGTCTCGTATGCTCCAAAATTTTGAAGCAATGGAATGGTTGAGTAGTGCTTCAGCTGGTTTGGACATTCCAAGTTTGGATCCGTATGCCAACTTACTATCG GTTAAAGAGAAGCGAGGAGAACTTGCAATTTTGAAATCAACCTTTGTACGTAGAGCGTCCGAGTATCTGAGCAATTATTTTGCTAATTTGGTGGATTTTATGATGAGCGACAAGAGTTACTTCTCCCAA AGAGGACAATTGAAGAGGCCTGATCATGCTGATCTGCGGTATAAGTGCAGGACGTATGCACGTCTTCTACAGCACATAAAG AGTCTTGATGCGCGCTCCATGGGTCCGTTGAGAAAGACTTACTGTCAATCCCTCAATCTCCTTCTTCGTCGCGAG GCTCGTGAATTTGCAAACGAACTTCGTGCTAGTGTAAAAGTAGCTGCAAAACCCCCGGTTTTGTTTGATGCTGCGGCAGGTCCTGCTCAATCTGCAAACAACATAGATACTTCAGCAGCTTCAGATGCATATGCTAAGATGCTCACAATATTTATTCCTCTCCTTGCAGACGAG AGTTCTTTTTTTGCACATTTCATGTGCTTTGAAGTTCCCGCGCTTACCGTACCTGAGGGTCATGCAGGTGGTAATCGAAATGGATCTCATGACATGGACAATGATCCAGACGATTTGGGCATTGAGGACATTGATGGGAGTGAGCGCAAAACTG GCACTACTTCAATGGATATGGGAGCATTAAATCAATCTCTTCAAGACTTGCTTGATGGGATCCAA GAGGACTTTTACGCAGTGGTGGACTGGGCGTGTAAGATTGATCCTTTGCGCTGCATATCGATGCATGGGGTTACAGAATCCTATTTATCGTCTCAGAAAGCTGATGCAGCAGGATTTGTGCGTGTCCTGCTGGGGGACCTGGAGTCAAGAATTTCCATGCATTTCAGTCGG TTCGTCGATGAAGCTTGTCACCAGATTGAGAGAAACGAGCGTAATGTAAAACAGATGGGAGTCCAACCATACATTCCAAG GTTTGCTGTCTTAGCAACACGTATGGAGCAGTACATTCGAGGACAAAATCGGGATTTAGTTGATCAGGCATACACAAAATTG GTTAGCATTATGTTTGTTACTTTGGAAAAGATTGCACAAGTTGAATTGAAGTATTCTGAAATTGTGCTTCTCGAGAACTATGCTGCCTTCCAGAACAG TCTTTATGAACTAGCAAATGTTGTCCCAACACTTGCGAAGTTCTATCACCAGGCCAGTGAAGCTTACGAACAAGCCTCCACGCGTCATATTAATATGGTCATATATATT CATTTTGATAGACTCTTCTTATTCGCTCGGAGAGTGGAGGATTTGATGTTCACCATGAATCCAGAGGAG ATCCCTTACCAGCTAGGTCTATCTAAAGCCGATCTTCGCAAGGTGTTAAAATCTAGTTTGTCTGGG GTGGACAAGTCCATCAGTGCAATGTATAGGAAGTTAGGGAAGAATTTGACTTCAGAGGAGTTACTACCATCCTTATGGGATAAATGCAAG AGGGATTTTCTGGATAAGTACGTAAGTTTTGTAGAATTGGTTGCAAAAATCTACCCGAATGAACCTGTTCCAGCTCCACAAGAACTGAAAGAGCTTCTTGCTAACATGTAG
- the LOC113330704 gene encoding exocyst complex component SEC3A-like isoform X3 yields MRNTADRNRLIVCILNICKEILGRLPKVVGMDVVEMAIWAKQNTPAVTTQSNPESGPVDSVMTEDDLTVAVERDLVSQAEEEDMEALLGTYVMGIGEAEAFSERLKRELLALEAANVHAILENEPIIDEVLQGLESATICVEDMDEWLGIFNVKLRHMREDIESIETRNNNLEMQSINNKALIDELDKLLERLRVPPEYAALLTGGSFDESRMLQNFEAMEWLSSASAGLDIPSLDPYANLLSVKEKRGELAILKSTFVRRASEYLSNYFANLVDFMMSDKSYFSQRGQLKRPDHADLRYKCRTYARLLQHIKSLDARSMGPLRKTYCQSLNLLLRREAREFANELRASVKVAAKPPVLFDAAAGPAQSANNIDTSAASDAYAKMLTIFIPLLADESSFFAHFMCFEVPALTVPEGHAGGNRNGSHDMDNDPDDLGIEDIDGSERKTGTTSMDMGALNQSLQDLLDGIQEDFYAVVDWACKIDPLRCISMHGVTESYLSSQKADAAGFVRVLLGDLESRISMHFSRFVDEACHQIERNERNVKQMGVQPYIPRFAVLATRMEQYIRGQNRDLVDQAYTKLVSIMFVTLEKIAQVELKYSEIVLLENYAAFQNSLYELANVVPTLAKFYHQASEAYEQASTRHINMVIYIHFDRLFLFARRVEDLMFTMNPEEIPYQLGLSKADLRKVLKSSLSGVDKSISAMYRKLGKNLTSEELLPSLWDKCKRDFLDKYVSFVELVAKIYPNEPVPAPQELKELLANM; encoded by the exons ATGCGGAACACTGCGGACAG GAATCGCCTAATAGTGTGTATCTTAAACATATGCAAAGAAATTCTAGGCCGTCTTCCCAAAGTTGTTGGTATGGATGTTGTTGAGATGGCTATTTGGGCTAAG caaaacacACCAGCAGTAACTACACAGTCAAATCCCGAAAGTGGACCTGTTGACTCTGTTATGACAGAAGATGATTTGACAGTGGCTGTTGAAAGGGACCTTGTCTCACAAGCTGAAGAAGAGGACATGGAGGCCCTTCTTGGCAC TTATGTCATGGGTATTGGGGAGGCAGAAGCATTTTCTGAAAGgctaaaaagagaacttcttgCTCTAGAAGCGGCAAATGTGCACGCCATTTTAGAAAATGAACCTATAATAGATGAG GTATTGCAGGGGCTGGAATCGGCAACCATTTGTGTCGAAGATATGGATGAGTGGCTTGGCATTTTTAATGTAAAGCTCAGGCACATGAGAGAGGATATTGAATCG ATAGAAACTCGTAACAATAACTTGGAGATGCAGTCCATAAATAATAAAGCACTGATAGATGAGCTCGATAAACTTCTTGAACGTTTGCGTGTCCCTCCAGAG taTGCAGCACTTTTAACTGGAGGTTCATTTGACGAGTCTCGTATGCTCCAAAATTTTGAAGCAATGGAATGGTTGAGTAGTGCTTCAGCTGGTTTGGACATTCCAAGTTTGGATCCGTATGCCAACTTACTATCG GTTAAAGAGAAGCGAGGAGAACTTGCAATTTTGAAATCAACCTTTGTACGTAGAGCGTCCGAGTATCTGAGCAATTATTTTGCTAATTTGGTGGATTTTATGATGAGCGACAAGAGTTACTTCTCCCAA AGAGGACAATTGAAGAGGCCTGATCATGCTGATCTGCGGTATAAGTGCAGGACGTATGCACGTCTTCTACAGCACATAAAG AGTCTTGATGCGCGCTCCATGGGTCCGTTGAGAAAGACTTACTGTCAATCCCTCAATCTCCTTCTTCGTCGCGAG GCTCGTGAATTTGCAAACGAACTTCGTGCTAGTGTAAAAGTAGCTGCAAAACCCCCGGTTTTGTTTGATGCTGCGGCAGGTCCTGCTCAATCTGCAAACAACATAGATACTTCAGCAGCTTCAGATGCATATGCTAAGATGCTCACAATATTTATTCCTCTCCTTGCAGACGAG AGTTCTTTTTTTGCACATTTCATGTGCTTTGAAGTTCCCGCGCTTACCGTACCTGAGGGTCATGCAGGTGGTAATCGAAATGGATCTCATGACATGGACAATGATCCAGACGATTTGGGCATTGAGGACATTGATGGGAGTGAGCGCAAAACTG GCACTACTTCAATGGATATGGGAGCATTAAATCAATCTCTTCAAGACTTGCTTGATGGGATCCAA GAGGACTTTTACGCAGTGGTGGACTGGGCGTGTAAGATTGATCCTTTGCGCTGCATATCGATGCATGGGGTTACAGAATCCTATTTATCGTCTCAGAAAGCTGATGCAGCAGGATTTGTGCGTGTCCTGCTGGGGGACCTGGAGTCAAGAATTTCCATGCATTTCAGTCGG TTCGTCGATGAAGCTTGTCACCAGATTGAGAGAAACGAGCGTAATGTAAAACAGATGGGAGTCCAACCATACATTCCAAG GTTTGCTGTCTTAGCAACACGTATGGAGCAGTACATTCGAGGACAAAATCGGGATTTAGTTGATCAGGCATACACAAAATTG GTTAGCATTATGTTTGTTACTTTGGAAAAGATTGCACAAGTTGAATTGAAGTATTCTGAAATTGTGCTTCTCGAGAACTATGCTGCCTTCCAGAACAG TCTTTATGAACTAGCAAATGTTGTCCCAACACTTGCGAAGTTCTATCACCAGGCCAGTGAAGCTTACGAACAAGCCTCCACGCGTCATATTAATATGGTCATATATATT CATTTTGATAGACTCTTCTTATTCGCTCGGAGAGTGGAGGATTTGATGTTCACCATGAATCCAGAGGAG ATCCCTTACCAGCTAGGTCTATCTAAAGCCGATCTTCGCAAGGTGTTAAAATCTAGTTTGTCTGGG GTGGACAAGTCCATCAGTGCAATGTATAGGAAGTTAGGGAAGAATTTGACTTCAGAGGAGTTACTACCATCCTTATGGGATAAATGCAAG AGGGATTTTCTGGATAAGTACGTAAGTTTTGTAGAATTGGTTGCAAAAATCTACCCGAATGAACCTGTTCCAGCTCCACAAGAACTGAAAGAGCTTCTTGCTAACATGTAG